Within Herpetosiphonaceae bacterium, the genomic segment GATCGAGATCGCTGATGCCTAGTACCGATGTTGACGAGCCACTCCCACCCCTCCCGCTTGTTTTTCTCCGCTCACCCGTGTAGCATACAGCTCTAGCGTGCCCTACGGCGCGCTACCAAGCTTGATGTAACACAGGACACCTCATGGAGCAGATGACTGGCAGACGCAGATCATATGGTGTGCTAGCGCTTATTCTCACCGTCGGGCTGGCGGTTCGGCTGTGGGCCATGCGCTGGCCGCCCTTTCCGATCGATATGAACGACTGGATCGCCTGGGGCGAGCATGTGCTGCGGGTGGGGCCGGGCGGCTTCTACACCGACACGCTCTTCTCCGATTACGCGCCGGGCTATGTCTATGTCATGTGGCTGACGGCGGCGATCAAGCACGCCTTTCTGGTAGACGCGGGCATCGGCACCTACCACTTTTTGTATCGCCTCCCGCCGATCCTGTTCGATCTTGCCACCACCGTGCTGATCTTCCTGACGATCGATCGGGCCTACCGCGAGGAGGCCGTCGAGGCCGCGCAGCCAGCCAGCCAGCGCCCTGGATTGCTGCTCGCCTCCCTGGCCGCCGCGTGCTACATCTTGAACCCGGCGATCATCTTCAACTCGGCGATCTGGGGCCAGATCGACGCCTCGTTTACCTTCTTCATGCTGCTATCGGTCCTGCTGCTGCTGCGCGGCAACGTCGAGGGAATGGTCGTCAGCTACGTCGTCGGGTTCCTGATCAAGCCCCAGGCGATCAGCCTCGCGCCGGTGCTGGGCATCGTGGTGCTGCTGCGCTATCCCGTGCGGCGCTGGCTGATCGCGGGCGCGATCGGCATCGTCGTCGCCTACAGCATCCTCGTGCCGTTCCTAGGCCTGAACGCCTTCGGACGCCTGATCGCACTGCTGAGCAAATCGGTCGAAACCTACCCGCACACCTCGCTGTTCTCCTACAACCTGTGGGGCATCTACGGCTTCTGGAAGGACGACACGGTCGCGGTGGGAGCTGGCCTCACGCTGCGGACGATCGGCACGCTGCTGTATCTGATCGGCATTGTCTACGGCGCGCTGCTGATGATCCGCCAGCTTCGCCGCACCGCCGACGATCGTTTCACAATCTTCTTCTTCGCAGCGTACTTCACGTTCCTGCCGGTGATGGTTCTAACGCGCATGCACGAGCGGTATTTGTATCCCGTGCTGCCGTTTCTGATCATCTTCGCGCTGTTGTACGGCATCCAGAGCCAGCGCGCACAGCCGTTGAGCGCGCTAAAAAGCCTGCTCAACGTGCCGTTTCTGCTCTACCTGGCGGTGACGGCGCTGCATACAATCAACCTGTACTACGTCTACACCTACTATCTGCACTACAACACCGGCGTCGATCGCTCAAATACGGCGTTCTACTTCATCGAGGACTATGCCAGGCTGTGGTCGGTGCTGACGCTGCTGATCTTTATCGCCATCGCGCTCAGTGGGCCGGAGTGGTCGCTGCCACGCCGGGCGCAGCAGCCGCAGCTCGGCGATAGCCTGATCGACGGCGAGCCAGCCTGAGAGTTGGTGACAATCTCGAGAAGCTGATTAAACGTCACAGGAGCGTCTTGCAAGACGCTCCTGCGGCATTGATCGTCGTGAGATTACTCGTTGAAGCGCTGGCGGCTTTCGCCCTTAAGCTCGTCGGCCTTGCCTTCGGCCTGCAAGCGCTCGTCGTCGGTCAGATCGCCGAGGCCCTGCTTGATGTTGCCCTTGACCTCCTCGGCCATGCCCTTCATCGTACCGACGCCCTTGGCGACATCCTGGCGGCTTTCGCCGCCCAGCTCCTGGGCGCGGCCCTCGGCCTCCATGCGCTCGTTACCGAATGCGCTGCCAACACCCTGCTTGATATTGCCGACAACCTCATCGATCTTGCCCTTGGCGCGTTCTTTGTTCTCGTCCATAATGCTTGCTCCTTTGCAACCAGACGGAACAGCGACAATGTGCGTTTGCTCATCCGTCTACTCTCAGTAATAGACATAAAGCAAAGACCATGCCACGCGCTGGCGGGGGAACAAGCGAACAAGCAAGCTCCGGGTTTGGCTCTTTGTTCCTTTGTTCTTGGCGCTCTATTCTCACTCGTCACCGCATGCTAAACCGAAGAATCTCGTTTCTGCCGCTGCTGAGCACATGCAGGCTATTGTCGGGGCTGTAGGCGATACCCTTGGGCGCGTTCAGCGCCGGCTCGGACTTCAGCCGCCGTGCATTCTCCTGGCTCTGATCGAACGCGGCGATCATGTTGCGACCGCCCAGCGAGGCCCACAGCCGACCATCAGGCGCGACCGCGATGTAGGGATCGGTGTAGGTATTCGCGACCCAGCCCTTGACCTCGATCGTCTTGAGCGGGATCGGATCGGTGTTGCCGTCTGCGGCGCGCTGGAAGACCTGCACCCGTCCGTTCCAGGTATCGCCGACATACAGCA encodes:
- a CDS encoding CsbD family protein; the encoded protein is MDENKERAKGKIDEVVGNIKQGVGSAFGNERMEAEGRAQELGGESRQDVAKGVGTMKGMAEEVKGNIKQGLGDLTDDERLQAEGKADELKGESRQRFNE